A part of Paenibacillus donghaensis genomic DNA contains:
- a CDS encoding FliA/WhiG family RNA polymerase sigma factor: protein MNERKASQPETDRLWEQWKEQGDPEAKKKLIESYLHIVDYVSSRLAVGLPKNVSKDDLASNGIMGLIDAMEKFDYKRGLQFQTYASWRVRGAILDSLRQSDWVPRSVREKAKKIEDAYQQLEQKYLRSVSDEEMSKYLNISEPEFQNMLQDVAVMSLCSLEDPIREEESETRMSILVDDKAKNPDRKVNEFYLRDMLTKGIEKLTVKERTVVSLLYYEDLSLSEIAEVMSLSPSRISQLHSKAILRLRGTLEKNRDLLMQND, encoded by the coding sequence TTGAACGAGCGTAAAGCTTCTCAACCGGAAACAGACAGGTTATGGGAACAGTGGAAAGAGCAAGGTGATCCCGAAGCCAAAAAGAAGCTGATTGAAAGTTATCTCCATATTGTAGATTATGTATCAAGCCGTCTGGCTGTAGGTTTGCCCAAAAATGTATCGAAGGATGATCTGGCCAGCAACGGCATTATGGGTCTGATCGACGCCATGGAGAAATTTGATTACAAGCGGGGACTGCAATTTCAGACCTACGCTTCCTGGCGGGTGCGCGGTGCGATTCTGGATTCCTTGCGCCAGAGTGACTGGGTACCCCGATCGGTGCGTGAGAAGGCCAAGAAGATCGAAGATGCCTACCAGCAGCTGGAACAGAAATATCTGCGTTCTGTCAGCGACGAGGAAATGAGTAAATATTTGAATATCAGCGAACCGGAGTTTCAAAATATGCTGCAAGATGTGGCGGTAATGTCACTATGCTCATTGGAAGACCCCATCCGAGAAGAAGAATCCGAAACCCGGATGTCCATACTGGTGGACGATAAAGCCAAGAATCCGGACCGCAAAGTCAATGAGTTCTATTTACGCGATATGCTGACCAAAGGCATTGAGAAACTAACGGTGAAAGAACGGACCGTAGTGTCCCTTTTATATTATGAGGATTTATCTTTAAGCGAAATTGCGGAGGTCATGTCGTTGTCGCCTTCACGCATCTCGCAGCTTCATTCCAAGGCCATTTTGCGGCTGAGGGGAACATTGGAGAAAAACCGTGATCTCCTTATGCAAAACGATTAA
- a CDS encoding chemotaxis protein CheD gives MIEEQSIIKVGMADLNVGSQVSLIRTTGLGSCVGLTLFDPGKKLAGMAHVMLPSSDIAREGQLNIAKFADTAVPELLNRLLALGAIRSRIVAKMAGGSQMFAFAGGSDTMRIGPRNVESCKLALEMLRIPLIAEDTGGNYGRTIEIACSTGVLFIRSVQKGSKEL, from the coding sequence ATGATTGAAGAACAAAGCATTATTAAAGTGGGAATGGCAGATCTGAATGTAGGAAGCCAGGTGAGCCTGATCCGTACCACTGGGCTTGGCTCCTGTGTAGGGTTGACGTTATTCGATCCGGGCAAGAAGCTGGCGGGTATGGCGCATGTTATGCTGCCCTCCTCTGATATTGCCCGTGAAGGACAACTGAATATCGCAAAATTTGCCGATACTGCTGTGCCTGAGCTTTTGAACAGATTGCTTGCGCTTGGCGCGATTCGCAGCCGGATCGTGGCCAAGATGGCAGGGGGATCACAAATGTTTGCTTTTGCCGGAGGAAGCGACACCATGAGGATCGGGCCTCGGAATGTGGAATCCTGCAAGCTTGCCCTGGAGATGTTAAGAATTCCTCTGATTGCTGAAGACACCGGCGGCAACTACGGCCGTACGATTGAAATCGCCTGTAGCACAGGAGTCTTGTTTATCCGCAGTGTGCAAAAAGGCTCAAAGGAATTATAA
- a CDS encoding chemotaxis protein CheC, which produces MDVLKEIGNIGAGNAATALSQLLNKPIDMAVPKVQLLNFEEITDKVGGAEELVYAVFLRVEGDAPGNLFFILSPEAAKNLLSRIAGIDVGVSEELSEMELSALSEIGNILAGSYLSSLADFTSLTMYPTVPALAMDMAGAILGYGLLQFGQMGDDALLIDTTFLEGNNEIEGQFFLIPDPESFPKIFKSLGVPFDND; this is translated from the coding sequence ATGGATGTGCTGAAGGAGATCGGCAATATTGGAGCCGGCAACGCTGCCACCGCGTTGTCCCAGCTCTTGAATAAGCCTATCGACATGGCCGTTCCCAAGGTACAGCTACTGAACTTCGAGGAAATTACAGATAAGGTCGGCGGTGCGGAGGAACTGGTGTATGCAGTGTTTCTGCGCGTCGAAGGCGATGCTCCAGGCAATCTTTTCTTTATCCTTTCACCTGAAGCGGCCAAGAACCTGCTGAGCCGAATTGCCGGAATCGATGTAGGAGTTTCCGAAGAGCTTAGTGAGATGGAGTTGTCCGCACTCAGCGAAATCGGCAATATTCTGGCCGGCTCCTATCTGTCTTCCCTGGCGGATTTCACCTCCTTGACGATGTACCCTACGGTCCCGGCGCTGGCTATGGATATGGCAGGGGCGATTTTGGGATATGGACTGCTGCAATTTGGCCAGATGGGGGATGACGCCCTGTTGATTGATACCACCTTCCTGGAGGGAAACAACGAAATAGAAGGGCAATTTTTCCTCATTCCCGATCCGGAATCATTCCCGAAGATATTCAAATCGCTGGGAGTTCCTTTCGATAATGATTGA
- a CDS encoding chemotaxis protein CheW produces the protein MAEEIKVIVFKLGTEEYGIEVEKVQTIERMMPITRVPKTYAFIKGVINLRGVVIPVIDLRGRFGIEEAEYTDQTRIIIVSVNEIEAGFIVDSANDVIDLDRDSIDTPPDVVGGIRAKYLDGVAKIGDDRLLIMLNLSEVLNKSEIVQLESLEG, from the coding sequence ATGGCTGAAGAGATTAAAGTGATCGTGTTTAAATTAGGCACAGAGGAATACGGAATCGAAGTGGAAAAGGTGCAGACGATCGAGCGCATGATGCCGATTACCCGTGTTCCCAAGACCTACGCTTTCATAAAAGGTGTAATCAACTTACGCGGTGTCGTTATTCCGGTAATTGATCTGCGCGGCCGCTTTGGCATCGAAGAGGCCGAGTATACCGACCAGACCCGCATCATTATTGTCTCGGTTAACGAGATCGAAGCCGGATTTATCGTGGACTCGGCGAATGATGTAATTGATCTGGACAGAGATTCCATCGACACACCTCCGGATGTGGTAGGCGGCATCCGAGCGAAGTATCTGGACGGGGTGGCCAAAATCGGAGATGACCGTCTGCTGATCATGCTCAACTTGTCCGAGGTGCTCAATAAGAGCGAAATCGTGCAGTTGGAAAGTTTAGAGGGCTAA
- a CDS encoding chemotaxis protein CheA: MDMNQYLSMFIDESNDHLQSLNESMMGLEANPEDLSIVQVIFRSAHTLKGMAATMGFEDLASLTHQMENVLDLVRNNKLKMQDFIFDTLFKSLDALESMVENITAGGEGKADVSEIVASLQAIVRGEVPSASGAAPAASAAAPATETSMALDEFQFSVLEQSIQEGHQVMYVDVSIRKDCQLKAVRAYMVFDLLERSGEVVKSFPSVQDIEQEKFDYGFSLYYITQKAAPEIQAMILNLSEIENVTAVALDQESLRQLGQDTAAAETAATAAPAESAPATAAPAATANVSAAREEGARTAPVKTGGAPSRTIRVDIERLDVLMNLFSELLIDRVRLEQLASEVQNGDLTETVEHMGRVSGDLQNIVMKLRMVPVDTVFNRFPRMVRDLAKSLDKKVDLIVTGAETELDRTVIDEIGDPLVHLLRNAVDHGIESIADRVAAGKSETGTVHLRAFHSGNHVFIEIEEDGTGIYPQKVLKSAIKKGILTEEQAAGMSDDEAYQMLFAPGFSTAEVISDVSGRGVGLDVVKSKISSLGGNVTIYSTPGKGTNFSVQLPLTLSIIAAMLIRLGSEKYAIPLSSIVETGIVQQSKIRTIHGNRMVEFRNTHIPLVSLSKLFSVADFDESTEEETEIVVVRKGERLVAMAVQDFIGQNEIVIKNLGKYLPEIQGISGATILGDGQVALIIDPNAFIK; encoded by the coding sequence GTGGACATGAACCAATATTTATCCATGTTTATTGATGAGTCAAATGATCATCTGCAGTCACTGAATGAAAGTATGATGGGACTGGAAGCAAATCCTGAGGATCTGAGCATCGTACAGGTAATCTTTCGCTCCGCCCATACACTTAAGGGTATGGCAGCTACAATGGGCTTTGAGGATTTGGCATCACTTACGCATCAGATGGAGAACGTGCTCGATCTGGTCCGCAACAACAAGCTGAAGATGCAGGATTTCATTTTTGACACGCTGTTCAAAAGCTTGGATGCGCTGGAGTCCATGGTAGAGAATATTACCGCTGGCGGGGAAGGCAAGGCTGACGTATCAGAGATTGTAGCCTCGCTCCAGGCGATTGTTCGCGGTGAAGTTCCTAGTGCCAGCGGAGCAGCTCCAGCGGCAAGCGCTGCTGCCCCTGCAACCGAAACCTCCATGGCGCTGGATGAATTCCAGTTCTCCGTACTGGAGCAGTCCATCCAGGAAGGCCACCAGGTCATGTATGTTGACGTTTCGATTCGTAAGGATTGTCAACTCAAAGCAGTGCGCGCATATATGGTGTTTGATTTGCTGGAGCGTTCCGGTGAAGTGGTCAAATCCTTTCCTTCGGTTCAGGACATAGAGCAGGAGAAATTTGATTATGGCTTCTCGCTCTATTACATAACCCAGAAGGCGGCGCCGGAGATTCAGGCGATGATTCTCAATCTTTCAGAGATTGAGAATGTGACGGCGGTAGCGCTTGACCAGGAATCCCTGCGCCAGCTTGGACAGGATACGGCCGCAGCCGAGACGGCAGCTACAGCAGCACCGGCCGAGTCTGCACCGGCAACTGCTGCTCCTGCGGCAACAGCGAACGTTTCGGCTGCCCGTGAGGAGGGCGCCAGAACTGCGCCGGTCAAAACCGGCGGAGCGCCTTCACGGACCATCCGGGTGGATATTGAACGTCTGGATGTGCTGATGAACCTGTTCAGCGAGCTGTTGATCGACCGGGTGCGGCTGGAACAGCTGGCTTCGGAGGTTCAGAACGGCGATCTGACTGAAACGGTTGAGCACATGGGCCGTGTCAGCGGTGACCTGCAGAATATTGTCATGAAGCTGCGCATGGTTCCTGTGGATACCGTATTTAACCGGTTTCCCCGCATGGTGCGCGATTTGGCCAAGTCTCTGGACAAGAAGGTGGACCTGATCGTTACCGGCGCGGAAACCGAGCTTGACCGCACCGTTATTGATGAGATTGGCGATCCGCTGGTGCATTTGCTGCGCAACGCAGTGGACCATGGGATTGAATCGATTGCCGACCGGGTCGCTGCCGGCAAGTCGGAGACCGGTACCGTACACCTGCGGGCGTTCCACAGCGGCAATCATGTGTTCATTGAGATTGAAGAGGACGGCACAGGCATTTATCCGCAGAAGGTGTTGAAATCGGCAATCAAAAAAGGCATCCTAACCGAGGAACAGGCCGCAGGCATGTCTGATGATGAAGCCTACCAAATGCTGTTTGCTCCGGGCTTCAGCACTGCCGAGGTTATCTCCGATGTATCGGGACGCGGTGTCGGGCTGGATGTGGTCAAATCGAAGATCTCTTCGCTCGGCGGCAACGTCACGATCTATTCCACCCCGGGCAAAGGCACCAACTTCTCGGTACAGCTTCCACTCACCCTGTCGATCATTGCCGCTATGCTGATCCGGCTTGGCTCCGAGAAATACGCGATTCCGCTGTCTTCGATTGTCGAGACCGGAATTGTGCAGCAGTCCAAGATTCGTACCATTCACGGCAACCGGATGGTGGAGTTCCGCAACACCCATATCCCGCTGGTTTCCCTCAGCAAGCTGTTCTCTGTGGCTGACTTTGATGAAAGCACCGAAGAGGAAACAGAGATTGTGGTGGTCCGCAAGGGCGAGCGTCTGGTTGCAATGGCTGTTCAGGATTTCATTGGACAGAATGAGATTGTTATTAAGAATTTGGGCAAATATTTGCCTGAGATCCAGGGGATTTCGGGGGCTACCATTCTCGGAGACGGGCAGGTTGCACTCATCATTGATCCGAACGCTTTCATTAAATAA
- a CDS encoding protein-glutamate methylesterase/protein-glutamine glutaminase, with protein MKPYKVLVVDDSAFMRKIISDLIEQDQNFQVTATAANGREALDKVNRLSPDLVTMDVEMPEMNGLEALKILMAEHPLPVIMVSGINEEGMKETILALEWGAFDFIRKPSISSSQDITAVGESLREQMNEAMLARQQREARASALKAPPVQETAHPPAAQAKGSASSPGTSRSGPGMSPAASGLPARGKPELRQLPERKVLPEGKTTQQPEVARKPLKPAAEPVKPRASKETRKAAAQPPAAPSQPQAPAAASRRAGGLSKLVAVGCSTGGPRALKALLENIPADFPAPVVIVQHMPPNFTKSLAQRLNTFSPLEVAEAEQGMILRQGAAYIAPGGFHIEVVPATGGQYALALTKEEARNGHRPSVDVLFESLIPLTALERHAVIMTGMGSDGARMMKALYDSGVTSTFAESEETCVVYGMPRSAVELQCVKYILPLQEIAPRLVQAVK; from the coding sequence ATGAAGCCATATAAAGTTTTAGTTGTTGATGATTCTGCATTTATGCGCAAGATCATTTCCGATTTAATAGAACAGGATCAGAATTTTCAGGTGACGGCCACCGCCGCGAATGGCCGCGAGGCACTGGACAAAGTAAATCGGTTGTCCCCCGATCTGGTAACCATGGACGTGGAGATGCCGGAAATGAATGGGCTTGAAGCACTCAAGATCCTGATGGCCGAGCATCCGCTGCCGGTAATTATGGTGTCTGGCATCAATGAAGAAGGCATGAAAGAAACGATCCTGGCGCTGGAGTGGGGGGCATTCGACTTCATTCGCAAGCCTTCAATCTCAAGCTCACAGGATATTACGGCAGTTGGAGAGTCACTCCGGGAGCAGATGAATGAAGCTATGCTGGCCCGCCAGCAGCGGGAAGCAAGAGCCTCCGCGCTCAAGGCGCCGCCGGTGCAGGAGACAGCCCATCCGCCTGCTGCACAGGCAAAGGGCAGTGCTTCTTCTCCCGGTACCAGTAGAAGCGGGCCCGGAATGTCCCCGGCTGCCTCAGGGCTGCCTGCACGCGGCAAGCCGGAATTGCGGCAGTTGCCAGAACGCAAGGTGCTGCCGGAAGGCAAGACAACCCAGCAGCCGGAAGTTGCCCGCAAGCCGCTGAAGCCAGCAGCCGAGCCGGTCAAGCCCCGGGCCTCCAAGGAGACCCGGAAGGCAGCGGCTCAGCCGCCGGCAGCACCGTCGCAGCCGCAGGCACCAGCCGCAGCCAGCCGCCGAGCCGGCGGTCTGAGCAAGCTGGTTGCCGTTGGCTGCTCAACAGGCGGACCGCGGGCGCTTAAGGCGCTGCTGGAGAATATTCCGGCGGATTTCCCGGCGCCGGTAGTCATTGTGCAGCATATGCCGCCCAATTTCACCAAATCGCTGGCCCAGCGCCTGAATACGTTCAGCCCGCTGGAAGTGGCGGAAGCCGAGCAGGGCATGATCCTGCGGCAAGGCGCCGCCTATATAGCGCCGGGAGGCTTCCATATTGAGGTAGTCCCAGCCACGGGCGGACAATATGCCCTTGCGCTGACTAAAGAAGAGGCACGCAACGGCCACCGTCCGTCGGTGGACGTGCTGTTCGAATCGCTGATTCCACTCACTGCTCTGGAGCGCCACGCCGTCATCATGACGGGAATGGGCAGTGATGGAGCGAGGATGATGAAGGCTCTATACGACTCGGGCGTAACTTCCACTTTTGCCGAGAGTGAAGAGACCTGTGTCGTCTACGGCATGCCGCGTTCCGCAGTGGAGCTGCAGTGTGTCAAATATATCCTGCCGTTGCAAGAAATTGCTCCAAGGCTGGTGCAAGCCGTTAAATAA
- a CDS encoding MinD/ParA family protein — translation MMDQAQSLRQLVSSKDLKPAAGGEATARIITVCSGKGGVGKSNFTLNFALALKAMGKRVLLFDADIGMANIDVLMGVTAKYNLYHLLKREADIGQIIQLGPNSLQYIAGGSGMDELFSLTDSDLEYFTDQIALMADKMDYILFDTGAGLSKETMKFITSADDCLVVTTPEPTAITDAYALMKVVHNSYPETAFRLIVNQAGDEREATMTSDKIRMAARRFLQLEVSFLGYISSDPHVVQAVKRQTPFSLLFPNSSAAKDVQRLAVRYINSGDAQAAKPQGIKGFINKWLRRNK, via the coding sequence GTGATGGACCAGGCACAATCCTTGAGACAGCTTGTATCCAGCAAGGACCTGAAGCCTGCAGCAGGCGGTGAGGCCACCGCGCGGATTATTACGGTATGCAGCGGGAAGGGCGGTGTAGGCAAGTCAAACTTCACGCTTAACTTCGCCCTGGCGCTCAAGGCAATGGGCAAGCGAGTGCTGCTGTTCGATGCCGATATCGGAATGGCCAACATCGATGTGTTGATGGGGGTGACCGCGAAATACAATCTGTATCATCTGCTCAAGAGGGAGGCCGATATTGGCCAGATTATCCAGCTTGGTCCGAACTCGCTGCAATATATAGCAGGAGGCTCAGGGATGGATGAGCTGTTCTCGCTCACGGATAGCGATCTGGAATACTTCACGGATCAGATTGCGCTTATGGCCGACAAGATGGATTATATTCTCTTTGACACAGGAGCGGGCTTGTCCAAGGAAACGATGAAGTTCATCACATCAGCGGATGATTGTCTGGTAGTTACAACGCCTGAGCCAACAGCCATCACCGATGCTTATGCACTGATGAAGGTTGTGCACAACTCCTATCCCGAAACTGCCTTCAGGCTGATTGTCAACCAAGCGGGCGATGAACGCGAGGCCACAATGACCAGCGACAAAATCCGCATGGCAGCCCGGCGTTTCCTGCAGCTGGAGGTCTCATTTCTGGGATATATCAGCTCCGATCCGCATGTGGTCCAGGCCGTCAAACGGCAAACTCCTTTCTCGCTGCTCTTCCCGAACAGCTCCGCCGCCAAGGATGTGCAGCGGCTGGCCGTTCGGTATATAAACAGCGGGGATGCTCAAGCGGCGAAGCCACAGGGCATCAAAGGATTCATCAACAAGTGGCTAAGACGGAATAAATAA
- the flhF gene encoding flagellar biosynthesis protein FlhF has product MRVKRYVVDTMPDAMHSIRSELGSDAVILSTKEIRTGGFMGMFKKRKIEVVAAVETEPKQVMPEKAAVPVQSIPRSAAPQAYRQAAAAATAEKPEAARPAEAGRTYAEVAAARAEDHRQQGAVAVLAEPAADGQSESSRERKPKLNQETMASMSALYESLGLDQPPAAAPEQENDVLREIRDMKHWMERIARQASGARELPERLELLKERLLEQETDTVLVEEWIGNVFDAWDEEGRIWPAERFETVLAEQLEKFLSGRVAHGIAPDTRIVYIAGPTGVGKTTTIAKLAAEQLFKQGRKVGMITSDTYRISAVEQLRTYAAILNIPLEVVQSPGDLQRALFRLESCDLVLMDTAGRNYRNELLVAELQSLLAKELRSETFLVLSMTSKSRDMKLIAEHFGRYQLDKVIFTKLDETGSYGPLFNVLNDFPLTLSYMTNGQNVPDDLLAASGQQLTGMLLGTGGE; this is encoded by the coding sequence ATGAGAGTGAAGCGTTACGTGGTCGATACGATGCCTGACGCGATGCATTCCATCCGCAGCGAGCTGGGAAGCGATGCCGTTATTCTCAGTACCAAAGAAATCCGGACCGGCGGGTTCATGGGCATGTTTAAAAAGCGAAAGATCGAAGTTGTCGCTGCTGTAGAAACCGAACCCAAACAAGTTATGCCTGAGAAGGCGGCTGTGCCTGTGCAGAGTATACCCCGCAGCGCCGCACCGCAGGCCTATCGTCAAGCGGCCGCTGCTGCAACAGCCGAGAAGCCGGAAGCAGCCAGACCGGCTGAAGCTGGCCGTACCTATGCGGAGGTGGCAGCAGCCAGAGCCGAAGACCATAGGCAGCAAGGGGCGGTAGCTGTCCTTGCGGAGCCCGCAGCTGATGGGCAATCCGAGAGTTCACGTGAGCGGAAACCGAAGCTGAATCAGGAAACTATGGCTTCGATGTCAGCGCTTTACGAATCGCTGGGACTTGACCAGCCGCCGGCAGCAGCTCCGGAGCAGGAGAACGATGTACTCCGCGAGATCCGGGATATGAAGCACTGGATGGAACGGATTGCAAGGCAGGCCTCCGGGGCCAGGGAGCTTCCCGAAAGGTTGGAGCTTCTTAAGGAGCGGTTATTGGAACAGGAAACCGACACCGTGCTGGTTGAGGAATGGATTGGCAACGTGTTTGATGCATGGGATGAGGAAGGCCGCATCTGGCCGGCAGAACGGTTTGAGACGGTGCTGGCGGAGCAGCTGGAGAAATTCTTGTCCGGCCGGGTAGCTCATGGCATCGCGCCCGATACGCGGATTGTATATATTGCCGGCCCCACAGGAGTAGGCAAGACTACAACTATCGCCAAGCTTGCTGCCGAACAGCTCTTTAAGCAAGGCCGCAAGGTCGGGATGATCACCTCGGACACCTACCGGATATCCGCAGTGGAGCAGCTGCGTACCTACGCCGCTATACTCAACATTCCGCTGGAGGTTGTCCAGTCACCCGGAGATCTCCAGCGGGCGCTGTTCCGGCTGGAGAGCTGTGACCTGGTGCTGATGGATACCGCCGGACGAAATTACCGCAATGAGCTGCTGGTCGCGGAGCTGCAGAGCCTGCTGGCCAAAGAGCTGCGGAGTGAAACCTTCCTGGTGCTCAGTATGACCTCCAAGAGCCGCGACATGAAGCTGATTGCCGAGCATTTCGGAAGATACCAGCTCGACAAGGTGATTTTCACCAAGCTTGATGAGACAGGCAGCTACGGGCCGCTGTTCAATGTGTTAAATGATTTCCCGCTTACCTTATCCTACATGACCAATGGACAGAATGTTCCCGATGACTTGCTGGCAGCTTCAGGGCAGCAGTTGACCGGCATGCTGCTGGGGACGGGTGGCGAGTGA
- the flhA gene encoding flagellar biosynthesis protein FlhA, with amino-acid sequence MKVKDLTVLLGIIGIVLMMILPIPVWLLDVLLIINISIALMIILVAMNTKEALEFSIFPSLLLITTLFRLALNISTTKLILKDGEAGEVVATFGSWIAGGQIAIGFIVFLILVVVQFIVITKGSERVAEVGARFTLDAMPGKQMSIDADLNAGLINETQARERRLKIEREADFYGSMDGASKFVKGDAIASIIILLINLIGGFIIGMTIHGMPFAEALSTYSVLTIGDGLVSQIPALLISTAAGLIVTRASSDGNLAEDLTKQLMSYPKLLYIVAATIAFLGLFTPIHLTTTLPLAALLGFAAYRMGENINRKQIAEEQLVEEKQIEEVRSPESVINLLSVDPIEFEFGYGLIPLADTGQGGDLLDRIIMIRRQCALEMGLVVPVIRIRDNIQLKPNEYVIKIKGNNVGGGELLLNHYLAMSPGYDDESIHGIETVEPSFGLPALWIDESVKERAELSGYTVVDPPSVVATHLTELIKRHGHELIGRQETKMLVDNLRENYSVLVDELIPSVLAIGDVQKVLAKLLREKISIRDLVTIFETLADYGSYTKDPDILTEYVRQSLSRQITQQFSQAGETLRVITVGPNLEKKISESVQQSEQGTYLALDPVSTQTVYQRLTEQINRLIQSGQQPIVLTSPTIRMYLRQVIERTMQDIPVLSYSELEPNIEIQSVGVVNL; translated from the coding sequence TTGAAAGTGAAAGATCTAACAGTACTGCTTGGCATCATCGGTATCGTGCTTATGATGATTCTGCCAATCCCGGTATGGCTTTTGGACGTTCTGTTGATTATTAATATATCTATTGCACTGATGATTATACTGGTAGCGATGAATACCAAGGAAGCACTGGAATTCTCGATATTCCCTTCCCTGCTGCTGATTACGACCCTGTTCCGTCTTGCGCTGAACATCTCAACCACCAAACTGATTCTCAAAGATGGAGAAGCCGGTGAAGTGGTGGCCACCTTCGGCAGCTGGATTGCAGGCGGACAGATCGCCATTGGATTCATCGTCTTTCTGATTCTGGTAGTTGTGCAGTTTATAGTAATCACCAAAGGGTCTGAACGTGTCGCTGAGGTAGGTGCAAGATTTACACTGGATGCGATGCCCGGCAAGCAGATGAGTATTGACGCTGATTTGAATGCAGGACTGATCAATGAAACACAGGCACGTGAGCGCCGGCTTAAGATTGAGCGCGAAGCGGACTTCTACGGCTCCATGGACGGAGCCAGCAAATTCGTCAAGGGTGATGCGATTGCCAGTATTATTATCCTCTTGATCAACTTGATCGGCGGATTTATTATCGGGATGACGATTCATGGTATGCCATTTGCCGAGGCGTTGTCGACTTACTCCGTATTGACAATCGGGGATGGACTGGTCAGCCAGATACCCGCCTTGCTGATTTCCACTGCCGCCGGTTTGATCGTTACCCGGGCTTCTTCTGATGGTAATCTTGCCGAGGATTTGACCAAACAGCTGATGTCCTATCCGAAACTGCTGTATATCGTAGCTGCAACCATTGCTTTCCTGGGATTGTTTACCCCGATTCATCTCACCACTACGCTTCCACTGGCCGCCCTGCTGGGGTTTGCCGCTTACCGGATGGGAGAAAATATTAACCGCAAACAGATTGCTGAGGAACAACTGGTGGAGGAGAAACAGATTGAAGAGGTGCGCAGTCCGGAAAGTGTAATTAATCTGCTCTCTGTTGATCCGATCGAATTTGAATTTGGTTATGGGCTGATTCCGCTGGCCGATACCGGACAAGGCGGCGATCTGCTCGACAGAATTATCATGATTCGACGGCAATGTGCCCTTGAGATGGGACTTGTAGTGCCTGTTATTCGCATTCGCGACAATATTCAACTAAAACCGAATGAATATGTCATCAAAATTAAAGGAAATAACGTCGGCGGCGGTGAATTATTACTTAATCACTATCTGGCCATGAGTCCCGGTTATGATGATGAATCCATTCATGGCATAGAGACGGTGGAGCCGTCCTTTGGACTTCCCGCGCTCTGGATTGATGAATCTGTCAAGGAACGCGCCGAGTTATCCGGTTATACGGTGGTTGATCCGCCTTCCGTGGTGGCAACACATCTGACGGAACTGATCAAACGCCATGGGCATGAACTGATTGGACGTCAGGAAACCAAGATGCTGGTCGACAACCTGCGCGAGAATTACTCCGTTCTTGTCGACGAGCTAATTCCTTCGGTGCTGGCGATCGGGGATGTCCAGAAGGTGCTCGCGAAGCTGCTGAGGGAGAAGATATCCATCCGCGATCTGGTAACGATCTTCGAAACGCTGGCCGATTACGGCAGCTATACCAAAGATCCCGACATCCTGACCGAATATGTCCGCCAGTCGTTGTCCCGTCAGATTACACAGCAGTTCTCCCAGGCGGGAGAGACGCTGCGGGTCATAACCGTTGGGCCGAATCTGGAGAAAAAAATCTCGGAAAGTGTTCAACAGTCCGAGCAGGGGACTTATCTTGCGCTTGACCCGGTATCCACACAGACCGTATATCAGCGGCTTACCGAGCAGATCAACCGCCTGATTCAATCCGGGCAGCAGCCGATTGTGCTGACTTCTCCGACGATCCGCATGTATCTGCGGCAGGTCATTGAACGTACGATGCAGGATATTCCGGTACTGTCCTACAGTGAGCTGGAACCAAATATTGAAATTCAAAGCGTTGGAGTGGTGAACTTATGA